The Diceros bicornis minor isolate mBicDic1 unplaced genomic scaffold, mDicBic1.mat.cur scaffold_207_ctg1, whole genome shotgun sequence DNA window tcacagaagtgttttgtctaatagcccaaaactggaaacaatccaaatgttcctcaatcaggtgaaggagcaaacaaaatgtgatacatgcacaacacagaatactactcaaaaataacaagaaatgaactattgatatatggaagaacatgggtgaatttcaaaataattattctgaatgaaagtaactgagccaggtaaaacaaagagtacatattatataattccatgtatataaaattgtagaaaatgaaaacttatctacagagtcagaaacaaatcagtggttgactaacgacaggcagcacacagttgtagggaggaataacaaagggccagaaggaatgttttagaggtgacgctcattatcttgattatggtgatggtttcatggatgtacacatatctcaaaatgtattaaactgtacactttaaatatgtgcagtttgttgtaggtcaataatatctcaataaagctgcaagaggaggaggagaggagggggagaacagagagacgaaagaaaaatataccagtctaggaggaccaggatccagagttcagagagggcagtgaaaaaggaggtcaagaaacaatcaaggaTCATTCCCTGGAACTGAAGAACAcaagtcctcagcctcagagtcagccaagcaccgatcaaaatacactgaaattttaaaaaaatctatacctaagtacctaatcatgaacacttacactatcaaggataaagatcttgaaaacattcagaaagaaaaatagatcaactacaaaagaacgaaagcagaacaTAGAAACTAAGCGCATggccttcctgattttgacaatggctctgccatgtattagccaagtgaccctgagtacgttacttaacccctctgtgcttcagttttctcatctgtaataataataatagtaaggagtagtagtcatgtggttgttatgagaatttaataaattaatctataaagtgcctagaacagtgcctggtatgtgttaaatactacataagcatcggttaaataaataaatcacattaccattcaacttctcatcaaagggccggcccagtggtgcaaccagttaagtgctggcactccgctgcggcggcccggggttcgccggtttggatcccgggcgggcaccgacgcaccgcttggcaagccatgctgtggcagcgtcccatataaagtggaggaagatgggcaccgatgttagcccagggccagtcttccttagcaaaaaggggaggactggcagatgttagctcagggccgatcttcctcacaaaaaaaaaaaactcatcaaaaatactggatgacataagtcaaaagaacagcactttcaaagatttgagggaaacTAATTTGCAAACTCGAACTTGATGCCTAGCTAATGACCACTCATGTGTACAAGGgtagaacagattcagaaaactcacaccccgcacagcatttcttaagaattcaattgagaataaaaaccaagaaaggatttaggccaagaaagatgatcagaaaatagtaccctcaactgaagaaaggaattttaaaaaatctcaggaagcagctttccagcaagcctaaagaaccaggtgtgacagcaacagaaataaagacctcaagaaggagtctccaagaagaaagaggacttgatagaatacctaataaaacagcgagtttggatgtggaaccctataaagaggaaaacagaaagagaacaccaagaaaaagacaaaagtagcacaagaaaagaaacagtatcacagcataacttgaatctggaaagtgacaagaatttacaatactatttgatttttcagcttttaaaacaatcccatatatagccaaagccctgacaatttaatttgggatgccaacaaggcaaaaggacagctggcaagcttggggtgaagagtaagagcagcagaggtagaaaagctaatacctaaccttagaaagtgagaagtcaagggatACTTTATATAGAAGATGTaacaaaaaagacacattactcaaacttataaagcttaccaagagaagaaataaagacagtgatttactattaggaatggggcaggggatgccGCATAAGTGACGCAATCCTCTTCTATCATAGCTAGAATTCAATAGATAGatccaaaaccaataaatcaggcataatcatgatatctagagacagaaccaaaacagttaaaaatggttatctctacagagcagaaatgggatgagatgcaagtcaagtttgatggaagttttaaaaacaaaggaaaccagcattcagtttaacactttctctttgggaaaaacacaaggaatactgAAACTGCCGTCAAAACCAGGCTTTCGGTTCGTCCTGGATAGGagctaagtaaaaatcaagatctcaccaacctcagcaaaagaatgcagttcacTGTGACTGACGGGCACTTCCTTCACAAACGAAGGGGCGAGGGGCATGAAGCGCCGCTGAACCTtcccaatccagaaattccaagcacaaaatcgaactcggacgggatcacgggaacgataaagagaaaactcaatcatggccagaagtcgacatacacattaacaaacaaacaacaaagtatTTAAGTGCATCCAGGAATTCTGAAAATTTCAACAAGCCTTCTCTCCAGCAGTCGGGGCACCTAGAGAAGGGGGCACTTATGAGACTTCCATCTCGTCCCAGACGTTTCTAAGATGCTGCTTTCACCGCTTTCACCGTAggatctaaaacagcaacaacagtcctttcacaccaggagaaaacctttcGAGCACGGGCAGTAAACAACAGAAAGCTCGCCGCGGGGGGTGACTTTACAAGGTTGTGAGAGGCTGGGGTCAACACGTGCGCCTCGCTCCCCAGCTAACTCAGCGGGCCAGGCGTGCGCAGCCCCACACCTTCGAGCCTGTTCTGAAACCCGAAACGCGCTGCGCCGAGAGGAAACACAGCCgcgggcggggccttccgggCCGGAAAAAGCGGGCAGGGGAGGAGCCGCCCTCCAGCGAGCACAGACCCCGCTCGGCCCTCGCCCCGCCGAGGCTGCTCTCCCAGGGCCCCGACAACGAGTGTCGGCGACCAACCGCGTGTcgggccgcggccgcccgcgGGGCCGACAGAGCAGCGCGGGCCCCGGCGCGGCACCCCGGGGACAGGCGGCGGGTCCCGAGGGCCGCGGCCGAGACGCGCTGGGGCTCCGGGCTTGCCGCCACgcacctcctcaccttctcttccacgCAGTCGACAAGGATGGACGGGGACTTGCGGCTGAGCCAGCGAGAGAAAGCCGGGCCTCCCACAGCAGCCGCGCGGCCCTCGACGAACGTAACCAGAAGAGACAGGCGGGAGCGGCAGCCGCGGCACCGGGACTTCCTCCCACGTGCGCGCCGTCGACCGGAAGTGCATGCGTGCACATGCGCATCAATTCCTCCAGCCAATTGCCATCAACAGCACCAGTTCATTTTACCAAACACAATTTTTGTTTGAAGAAACCCAACCCGGCCGTATGTTCTGAAGTCATGGTATCGTCGTCATCTCAATTTTTCAATACAAATGTCTAGAAGGCACTTTCTACAAATCTTCCAACAGGTCCAGGTAAAAGTTTGCAGATAAATCACTTACAAAGAGTGGGAGAACGCGTTCGTCCCAGAGGCAGTGACTGAAAACATGGGTTCTGCCTCATCCTCAAGCAGTAGGACTTTTGTAAGTTACTTAACCacacaaggttgttgtgaggtttcACTAAGGCAATGCATGCAAAGCATTAGCACAGTGCCCAACAAATAGGGAGGATCtgataaatggtagttattattacTCTTTTCCTTTTCAGAGTCATGATATTTAAAGCCATCACTCAGCTATTTATCCTGGGCTGTCCTCGGGGCCTTGGATTTTTATGGTTGAAGAAGTCGGGGAGACAATCAGATCAGTCGTTGCCTACGCATTCAGCATCATCAATGTCCTGCAGGGGGGGTTTCTCTTTGTGATACACTGTCTCCTTAATCGCCAGGTAAGGCTAATAATTCCGTCTCTCACCAGCCTAGTCCCGAAGTCTTGCTGAATGGTTGTTTACATTCTCACTCCTCTCTGAActtttgtgtttgtattttggGGTTGTCTTGATTATGGGAAGAGCATTTAGGTGCTGCTTGGGTATGCCGTGTGCGCTGGGTTTCATAGCATTCTAACCTTTAGCTTTCTGACATATCTCTCAAGAGCATACATTCATCTGCTTgggatgccataacaaaatatcatagactgtgtggcttagacaacagaaattgatcttcttacaattctggaagctggaaggctGAGAGTAGAGAGTGAGTACAGTCAGGTTCTGACGAGAGCTCTCTTCTTGCCTTGCAGATGGcgaccttctcactgtgtccttacatgggagagagaatgacagagggctttcatgtctcttcttataaggaattGATAACTAATCCTCTCGGATCAGGGCTCAACCCTTAagacctcatttaaccctaattACTTTCATAAAGGtcgtatctccaaatacagtcacattggggggttagggctttaccatatgaattttggggggacacaattcagttcatagcaGAGCGTGTATGAGTCAGGATAAGGCAGATTACGCTGCAGTAACAAAtagcctctccctctctaatTTCAGTGGCTGACAGCAATAAAGGTTTACTTCTCACTCAAGCTACATAGCTGTGGCTTGGACTACATTGTCTTCACTCTGGGTTGTAGGCTGAGGGGGCAGCCCTCCTTTAGAACGTTGGTATTCTTATGGCAAAGGGAAAGGAGATCATGGCAAAGCACAGCTTAGCTCTCTTTTATTGGCCAAAATAAGTCACATGGCCATACTTGAATTCACCAGAGAGATGAATAATCCTCCAGTAGTGAGGTGAACTATAGGGAGGGGCACTGGAATATTTGGCATAATCTACCACAAACTCAGAGAGACTTCAGCTCTAATTCCAATTTTTCCACTGAGTgagttgctgtgtgaccctggacaggttgcttaccctctctgagccttggattTCTCATCCACAAATGTGGCAATACCTACCTCCCAgagttgagaattaaatgaaataatgctatGTAAATCtcctagcacagttcttggcacatattAAGTTCCCAGTGAGggtcattattataattttactctTTACAGAAGATTGGGAAcagttttcctgaattttttcctttgcttttaagtgGAACCACCAGCAATTAAGATTGGCAAAGAGACCATCTTAACActtcattaatttctctttcatcttttatCTCCTTATTAATGCTTGGAACTCTTCacacaaagaagaagtaaaatacaATTTAAGTGTCTTGATGAAATAATGTTGAGTATTAAATGCTTAAATATCTTTTAAGAACATGTCGAGGAGGTTAAAAGAAGGCAACTGATGGAATCACAGGGGTGGTTTAGTGTAGGGGTTAGTGTCATGGCTCTGGAGTAAGAATGACATGATTTTTGAACACTGGccttgtgaccttagacaagtcagtttacctccaagagcctcaACTTCTTCACCTTTAATTGGGGATAAGAGAAGCACCTTCATCATTGGGCTCATGTAAGAACTAAATGATACATTGTTTATAAAGTGTCTTGAACATGGCTATGTTCAATAATTGGTGACTTTCATCATCATAATCACCAACACCACCATCACTTTCATTATCATCCTTATCATGACCACAATCACTTTCGTAAttactaccatcatcatcatcatcatcatcataatcatcatcatcaccatcaccaccttctttatcttcatcatcaccttgattatcattatcatcatgagCATCATAACCTTcattatcaccaccaccatcaccaccatcttgaGCACcttgtcatcaccatcatcaccttcattatcatcaccgtcatcaccaccatcttcaTCACCTTCACccacatcatcaccatcattgtcatcaccatcatcaccttcatcatcatcatcatcatcatcatcaccaccaccaccatataTAGAGTCCATATGGTGTCTGACATTTAGTAAGCAGCTTTTCTACAATTGAGGAAGTtgactttaaataaaatgaatcaacATAAGCATGGCCAAGATTATACAGAAAACCAATGGAAGAGCAGTAGAGAGTAGGGCTTAGATGTATATCTTTAGTCTCCTACTTTAGGGTCTTGTCTCCTGAACCAAGCTCTGGATGTAACACAAGCCTCTATATTCCTCAAACTTTCAGGTGCGAATGGAATACAGGAAATGGTTTACTGGGATGAGGAAAGGGGTTGAAATTGAAAGCACTGAAGTGTCTCCCTCATCTACCCACACCAAAATGGTAAGATCAGCTCTTCTCTGGTGCCATGTCCTTGTCTGAACC harbors:
- the LOC131402664 gene encoding adhesion G protein-coupled receptor E4-like — translated: MVEEVGETIRSVVAYAFSIINVLQGGFLFVIHCLLNRQVRMEYRKWFTGMRKGVEIESTEVSPSSTHTKMEELGKSSESYRRRDAASVQPQPQIHLVTVSWQRTGS